The Bacteroidota bacterium genomic interval CTACGGTCATTGCCAAAAAACTATTTAAGGTAATTCAGTTGATTCATGTAATCAAGCCAAATCTCCCCCAACCTGAAAAAGAAAGAATCAGACAGGAATTAAGTACCATTACGGAAAAGGCTACTCAAAAAAGTGGCATTCAAACTACCTTTGTAACTAAAGAAGGTTCAATTTTTTCAACCATTTCGAACTACGCGACCGATACAAAACCCTTTCTGGTTTTCATGGGGACCCATGGGATAAAAGGTTATCAAAAAATTTTTGGCAGTTGGGCTTTGAAAGTTATCATAGGCTCTGAAGTCCCATTTTTTGTGGTTCAAAGAAAACCAAAGCCGGATGAGGAATTTGCCCATATCGTTTATCCTATAGATTTTAAGAACGAAAACAAAGAGATGCTTTATGGCGCTATAGGATTTGGAAAATTTTTCAATTCTACCATTCATCTTTTTTTGGATACCCCCAATGATAGGTCATTGGTTCAAAAAGTTAATGTCAATAAAAATTTTGCCATACGCTTTCTCAACCAATATAATTTGCAATATGAACTACACAATTCAAAACATGGAGGAAGTTTCTCAAAAAAAACCATAGAATTTGCCCACGAGATTAATGCTGATGTGTTATTGACCCTAACCACCAAGTATATTACCTTTGCCGATTACATGTTGGGGGCTCCCGAACAGAAAACATTGGTTAATCCCTACCAGATACCGGTTATAACTTTTAATCCCAAAGCCAGTTTTGCCTCAGTAGGACAATTTATGTTTGGCCGTACCTAAATAACCTCAGCTATTTTTTTAAAAGTATCCGGAAAGTAGTGCCTTTGTCAATTTCTGATTTGTAGACAAATACTTTCCCGTCGTGGTATTCTTCTATAATCCTTTTCGATAAGGACAAACCCAGCCCCCATCCCCTTTGTTTTGTGGTATAACCGGGCTTAAATACAGTCTTAAATTTTGATTTTGGAATACCTTTGCCTGTATCACTGATATCTACAACAAGGCTTCTTGCAAATTCTGTTATGGAAATGCTAATGGTTCCTGTCCCTTCAATGGCATCAACAGCATTTTTACATATATTCTCAATTACCCATTCAAACAAGGATATATTCAGGGGTATAAATATTTGTTGCCCTTCCTCATAT includes:
- a CDS encoding universal stress protein translates to TVIAKKLFKVIQLIHVIKPNLPQPEKERIRQELSTITEKATQKSGIQTTFVTKEGSIFSTISNYATDTKPFLVFMGTHGIKGYQKIFGSWALKVIIGSEVPFFVVQRKPKPDEEFAHIVYPIDFKNENKEMLYGAIGFGKFFNSTIHLFLDTPNDRSLVQKVNVNKNFAIRFLNQYNLQYELHNSKHGGSFSKKTIEFAHEINADVLLTLTTKYITFADYMLGAPEQKTLVNPYQIPVITFNPKASFASVGQFMFGRT